The Paenibacillus amylolyticus genome contains the following window.
TTTTGCTCCTTCACCGAGATGTTCCACGAAGTACTCAGCTGCCATGCGTCCGCCCTTAACGTTATCCGATGCCACCAGTGCTGCCACTTCCCCTTTATCTGCGGAGCGATCCAGCGTGATTACGGGAATGCCCACACTATTGGCGGATTGAACCGCTGTGGAGATCGCTGCAGAGTCAGCAGGATTAATCAGAAGAGCACTGACTCCTTGCTGAATAAGATCATCCACATCATTGGTTTGTTTGGCTGAATCATTCTGTGCATCAACGACAATGACCTGTACTCCCTGTTTTTTGGCTTCAGCCATGACCCCATCCTTTAGTGATACAAAGAATGGATTGTTTAGTGTTGATATCGACAAACCTATTTTCTTCTGTCCGTTACTTTTGGAAGGATCAGGTTTGGCCCATTCCGGTGGCTCCAGAGAGCATCCGGCCAGAGCGATGATCATCAGCATACTTACGAGTGTTAATGTCCACTTTTTCATATCTATTCTCTCCTTATGCTGTTTTCTTGCGGTCCAGCAGGACGGCAATGGCAATAACGATACCTTTCACAACCATTTGGTAAAATGAGTTAACTTCGAGCAAGTTCAATCCATTATTCAACACGCCGATAATCAGAACACCGATCAGGGTACCGACAATTCGCCCGCGTCCTCCAGCAAGACTTGTACCACCCAATACAACCGCTGCGATGGCATCCAGCTCATAGGATGTACCGGCTGTTGGTTGCGCTGAATTCAAGCGTGATGTCAAGATTGCACCTGCCAGAGCAGCGAGCATGCCTGTCAGGGAGTAGATCATAATTTTCACACGACTAACTTTGATACCCGAGATAATGGAAGCTTTCTCATTACCGCCGATCGCGTACGTTTTGCGGCCAAAAGCTGTTTTATGCAACACAATCCACAGAATCATGAAGGTGATCAGCATCGTGATTGCAGGTACCGGTATGCCCAGCAGATAACCACGACCGAACAGTTGGAATAAAAGGTTATCTCCGAGCCCTGTAATTGGATTACCATTCGTGTACACCAAGGTTAATCCTCTGAATATCGTCATCGTTGCCAATGTAGCGATAAATGGAGCCATTCTGCCTTTGGTTATCATCAGTCCGTTCACCATACCCATGACACCGCCGAGTGCTACACCGATAATGATGGACAAGATCGGATCGAGACCGGACAACATCATATTTGCTACAAAAGCACTGGATAAAGCCAGGATTGAGCCGACCGACAGATCAATTCCACCCGTCAGGATTACAAACGTCATACCAAAAGCAATCAGCGCATTAATGGAGACTTGACGCAATAAATTCAAGATATTAAGCGGTTCCAAGAAACTTGGATTCAACACCGATACGATGAGAATAAGAATGATTAAGCCGAGCAGCGGTCCCAATTTTTGTATCATAGTTGAGAAACGGAAGCCGCTTTTAGCCGTTTTGTTTTCCTGCATTGTTGTCATATCACTGTCCCCCTGTGGCCAATGTCATAATGTGTTCTTGTGTTGCTGCTTCCCTTGCAACCTCACCACTGATGTGTCCTTCATGCACAACCGCAATTCGGTCGCTCATACCCAGCACTTCAGGCAGCTCCGACGATACCATGATGATTGCAACACCGCGGTCTGTCAGTTCATTCATCAATTCATAGATTTCGCGCTTAGCTCCGACATCCACTCCACGTGTAGGTTCATCCAGGATAAGTACGCTTGGACCAATCCCGACCCA
Protein-coding sequences here:
- the rbsB gene encoding ribose ABC transporter substrate-binding protein RbsB, translating into MKKWTLTLVSMLMIIALAGCSLEPPEWAKPDPSKSNGQKKIGLSISTLNNPFFVSLKDGVMAEAKKQGVQVIVVDAQNDSAKQTNDVDDLIQQGVSALLINPADSAAISTAVQSANSVGIPVITLDRSADKGEVAALVASDNVKGGRMAAEYFVEHLGEGAKVIELEGVPGASATRERGKGFHEVADQKLDVVSKQSADFDRSKGLNVMENLLQGNPDVQAVFAHNDEMALGAIEAIQSSGKDIPVIGFDGNDDAIKSIKDGKLTATVAQQPVLIGQLALQAALDVLSGKQVEPSIPAELKLVTKENVNE
- the rbsC gene encoding ribose ABC transporter permease (functions to transport ribose at high affinity; forms a complex with RbsA2C2B) — its product is MTTMQENKTAKSGFRFSTMIQKLGPLLGLIILILIVSVLNPSFLEPLNILNLLRQVSINALIAFGMTFVILTGGIDLSVGSILALSSAFVANMMLSGLDPILSIIIGVALGGVMGMVNGLMITKGRMAPFIATLATMTIFRGLTLVYTNGNPITGLGDNLLFQLFGRGYLLGIPVPAITMLITFMILWIVLHKTAFGRKTYAIGGNEKASIISGIKVSRVKIMIYSLTGMLAALAGAILTSRLNSAQPTAGTSYELDAIAAVVLGGTSLAGGRGRIVGTLIGVLIIGVLNNGLNLLEVNSFYQMVVKGIVIAIAVLLDRKKTA